The Periplaneta americana isolate PAMFEO1 chromosome 16, P.americana_PAMFEO1_priV1, whole genome shotgun sequence genome segment aattagttacaaagttttcacgattacatacgaggaagattattaatgaaaagatatactgacaagccattggcattatttgtagttttttaaaatagtcctacacgattccctagactTGGCACATACATTatcctaattactcttttttgtaatagaaattattgttactatctgtggaatttccccagaatattattcctaaactcattatcgagtggatgtatgcaaagtatattgtttttaaggtattgatatttactgtcttttgcatagatctaatagcaaaacaagctgaatttagtttggggtaatttctttaatatgatttttccaatttaacacattatcgatttttaagccaagaaatttggttgttgttgtttctaatagggatctattgttaattattgcgcaataaatttgcgaggttgaatttggacagtatttaaattgaattatgttagttttgttacaatttaataccaatttattgactgagaaccagtcattacagtcattaaatggttgaactttttttttttaccttgggatTTCATTGAAGTGgatttttatggcaggcagagtaactatctcatgcctccatgtttaAATTGCTttcagtgcacttcattagaatcaggtacccagcttcgaagccgttagccctgtgaacttacagtatatttattttcccctattatcatagtacaggttatctaagaaattaacaagttctttgtgatagtacaagagaaagagtggggaagtggtccgtggcccatttcttttagggctcatcccgacatttgtctattgctcaagggaaaccacggaagaaccttgagcaggatgaggtgtcgtgctgacgacaagccagtTGGCTACAATGGGGTTATGAATATTGTGTGGTGGGAGGGTGTCATTTAATCATCATTTAAAGTGCtgcaacattaaaatacatattaattatttacaaagaataaaaagcatctatgcagccaatagcgtgatgaccctgaaacagagaaattacattattagtgcatttatAGATTATGTCTGTCCATAGAGTCAAGTGGTTGTCTAGTGTTCAAGTTgctattcgtcttgtacgttgtcgttccaagctaaaTGGTGGAGTACGTTCTTAGGTCGTTTGTGCTTATCTAAAGCAGGGTTGTAGTTACCGAGGGAGGAAACTAGTGGGTtgttgctgctgtacgacttggtgtacgtgcagaaggcttgatgtGAGATAAATTCTTGAATTGTACAAATTTCTAGTTCCGTATGAATCAATCTAACTGGTGTAACTCTAGGTAGGCCTGTAACGAAtcttaaaagtttgttttggaaaacctgtaattttttaagaaCTGTAATAAATGCGTGTCCCCAAGTGGCacaagcatataatattactgatctgattaaagttttatacaaaatcaaggctgtatgtatgtttaaatgtctgcttttatttaaaattgggtacagctccaccattctagaattggcaagtctgagtttcTGTTGTACGTGTTCAAGAAACGTAAGCCGTCTGTCCAGTGTCACTCCgagatattttactgaagttttccattggatttgtgatccattttgtgtgatttattcccggtctattgaatttatttcttctggTTGAATTTCTTTTCTGAACCAGACCAGTATATACCtggtaatgtaaaaatgttaagcAATACAAAGACATAGTTTAGACAATGTTACAAAAAGGGGAGTTCTACGAATTTCTTGTCCAAAGGTGTGGTGTTATGATTACCATGTCTGACCGCAAAATTGGTGCACCTGTGTCCAGATACTGGTGGGAACAAGTTAcctatttcaaattttttctgaGGTTATTTCTTATACTTttcagagcaaatgctgggtaacttgcggCAATGGACAATGAAATCGTTGTGCTGGCATTATGACTTTAATTTCACTAAGACATTAGATAgctaaagtgtcgtaaaataaagctTTTACAAAATCCACCAAATTCGTCACTTGAAATTGAATCATTCGTCCATAAATAACTTCTGCtattatacagtagttaaaatagtTATTCTAGAACAATCATTATCCTCCAGTTTGCCACGGCACACGTGAAAGTTCCGCTGGTGTGCGGAAGACTTCCGAATGCGGCTCAACTCAGCCTCCAGTAAACACAGTGTAGGTGTGTGAGCAGCAGAGAAGGAATGACTGACACACATCTAGGGTAGCCAGATTAGTAAAATTGGGATGTCGTGCCAATCTTTAAAAATATCGTCTTCTACTTGGCTTTATGAAAGACAATGTCTCGTGGATTAAATGCCTTAGGAACACATGTAATGGTATTGTATGTTCTCAAATTTCCCAAATAAAGAAATTTCCACGCTGATATTGAGTTGTAATAATTTTCTGTCATTCAGGTTTGCGTTTCTATCATGGACATTAAATAAAGTTacaaaaattgtgttatttttatttgtgaataatatgttttttttttctttcttttgcacCAGGCACCTTTTCACCATTCTCGATCTGTTGACTTATAAATAAATCATATGAAAtcgaaaatgtatttaatatattaatgcatatacatatacctcatttatttgtattttatagtatATTCATTTGTCCACacatatggagtaacggttaggtcATCTGGCTGCGAATCCAGAtggcacaggttcgattcccagccgggacaagttacctggttgaagtttttctggggttttccctcaacccaataagtgctaatgctgtgtaactttccgtgctggacTCCAGaatcgtttcaccggcattatcaccttcatctcattcagaggcgAAATatcttaagatgttgataaagcgtcctaaaataacctacttaaaatgaAGTATACTCATTTCCTCGCAAAACCCTCGACATTCCGCTTGGTAACAACCGATTATATAAGTGTGTTACAGCATTTTAAACTAGTAGTACATCTTTAGTGTGGAACATGTTAAAAGatgtaagaaaaaaaagaaagctgTTCTACAAGAAAAAGATGTGCCCCATGAATTGTATGTCCCAAGAATTGTCTTTTATTAGCTAGATTCTACTAGGCCTAATAAGACTTAAGTGCAGTTGTGTGGCAACTAAAATCGATGCGCTTTTATTGATGCAATCTTTTTGTTTTTTTGCTCTGTATTTGTAGGAAGAGCAGAGGGACTTCAATGAGGAGCCAGGGGTGGAAGTGACGGCAGAGAAAACCGAAGTTTACGCTGTAACGTGAGTGTTTTATATTAGTCCTCACGTAGTGAGTTCATTGTGTCTGAAATGTCCGTTTTCTTGACTGTTCATAAACACCATAATACATTCAATAGGAGCTTATGCAAGTCCTAAATCTCCTACAGACATATGAAATACTTCTCTCATTTGAGTCACTGAATGCTTTAATGTCGTTGAGTACGACTGTACTTACGtgtaaagcaaagaaaaagaAGTTTGGTAAGGCCATATACTTTTATAGTTGTAAATTACATTCTTGCAGATCTTTGAAAGCATTATTACTGGTTTAACCTTTGCAAAACAACAACATACCAAGTTAGagataatacaaatacaaattctCCCTTGACTGTTAGACTTTAAAAAAGGAATAGCTATGTTAAACTCGAAgttaaatatgcatttatatatggatttgttcaatgttggccatagCCATAGCCATAGCCTATCTTTCTCGTTGACCAAttaaacgatacgaaaggacgtgtttcaaccaatcatgtctgattatcgctacaattttaccaCTTTCCTAgagtttgtttctttttatcaggTCCCTAGCattcctttctttgtttgccaacatttcaaactgcagatTCTTTACGGCACTATAAAACATACTTCGCAATCGTTTACCGGTAGACAATCAATTGAAAATGGCAGCTttcttcaaacgttttggtgaaactaacattagtgtaccagtaatataattttactaagtcagttaatatctatttaattgtattagagtactttatttcttctaatctttatacactttcttctgtttttgatacctccctaccatttgtttctttggttgccaacatttcaaactgcaattactttacggtactataaaacatactttgtgATCGTTATTTATTTACCGCAtacatagtcaactgaaaatggcgactctgtTTAAACATTTTAGTGAAGCTGGCATTAGTCAAATAGAATTTtagaagtcaattaatatcttattgtattagagttctgtatttcttctaatcttcatatactttcacgtagtcgtgtaatagtcaattaaatctcactcaagtttttcttttctctacataaatcaaaaatttctgtgagattactgttgataatacttAATACAAACGGGACTCAGAAATGTTCCAGTGCCAAATTTTAAAGTGACCAACTTaacaatatataaacaatttgtaTATCACAATAATAAGGGATAGAAAAGTTATGACATATTTGCAATACCGAATATCAAAACAATAGCAAAAAATAACATGCTTATGTCGTAATAAAAAAGTAAAGCAAGCCAGGTGACTTTGGGCAGAGATGTTTGTTAAAAATAAGTCCTACCTAAGAGTTCAGTAACGTTCTGTAATCCTTACGAAATTTGTTATACAAGTGAAGTCCAAATTGTTGAGAATTTTGATACTTGGAACATTAGtcttatattatttcttctttttcttcttattcttcttaagGCACTACAGCTTCATTGAAGTTTAGGTCTTCTCAACTATCTGATTCCGTTTCtctctatcttgtacaattttgggctaattctgaatccttaataattttatatgtttcCATCTATTTTTTGGTCTTCCTGTTGCTCTTGTTGTTAGAGGTTGCCACTGGTAGATCTTATTCACCAATCTATCATTTTGCATTCGGTTTACATGTCCAAACTATCCTAGCCTCTGagtttttataaaatgtattacttttttatttttaattgtcttatttaattCCATGTAGGTTTGGATCCTCTGTGTCCCATCTTTTTCTTTGATTGGTCGCATTATCCTacgcaaaattttcctttcaaaaatcAAAAGCTTTTGTTTTATCGTTTCCTTGAACACCTAGGTTTGCATGAATACGTCACAATTGGTCTTATAGttgttttatatagtttgaattttgCTGATTTcgatattaatttacttttgaacAACATTTTGTTCTCAAATTATGCTTTATTGCCCGGGCAATTCtctcatttatttcttcttctatactATTATTTTGGTATATAATGGAATCTAAATATTTAAACGAATGTACTCTGTcataactattattttatatttttaagatcTTTTGTTGCTCTgttttttgtgttattgtttaaatatttagttCTAGCAATACAGGATTACAAAATGTTTATTGCAAGCAAAAGttacatacattaacaaagattttacaatattattgtaatactggtatatgaatattcttcaaaattcgaaattgattacaaatatcatagtcaaatagtctacatattacaaattattgtataaataatttattatgtgttATTAACTGTCAATCCTTATTTGCCTgatttttctttcaataatttgaaaGTTTCAACTAGTGCTGACATATTTCTTGTTCTTATTACTATACCATCTGCGTATGCCATGCATTCTTTTAGTCTGGTACTTACGTTACCTTTTAGTTCTACTTGCtttattatttactcaattaCAATGCTAAATAAACTTGTTGCTAATGGATCACCTTGTTTGACGccaatgtttatttcaaattcttcactgaatttatagtttattttaattttgactcTAGTATTTTGAACTGTCAGTGTTACTAATCTTATTAATTTGTCTGGTATTTGATAGTGTGTTAAACATTCTATAATCTTCTTTCTAGTTACTCAGTCAAAAGCTCGTTCATAGTCAatgattatattatgtaattcaaTTTTATATTCATGACATTTTTCGAATATTTGTCttattataaatgtattaataatagtCGATCTGTTCGAACGAAAGCCCATTTGACAGACGTCCAGAATTTCTTCAGTTTTCTCTGTTAATCTTTGATTTAAAATAGCGGCaaatattttatatgcaatatTTAGTAAAGTAATTGGTCTATAATTATCACAATTTAATTTAACACCCTTATATATATATTAGAGTTATTATACCTTCATTCCATTGTTTTGGTAACTGTTCTTCATTCCATATTTCAACCATTAGACTAAATAACTCTTGTTGTAATGTTCTTcatccatatttaattaattcaggaTATATGTTATCTGACCCTCTGCCTTATTTCTTTTGAGATTGttaattatataacaaatttcATTAAAAGATGGGATTGCGCCTTTCTCCATATTAGTGGTGTTTGGTATTTCACTTGGAGGTCTCTTTTGATTTGCTAGTtcaattgaatttaataatttgcaGAAGTAATTTTTCCATTCATTTAGTACTTGTCCTATTTGCGTGACTAGGTTTCCTTCTTTGTCTCTACACATGATAAGAAAAGTTGTTGGTTACGTTTTTTttcaatatctttaaaaaaatattcttcactcattctttttctgcataaattatttacaagaatGAATCCCTAATGGTAATATATGGATTAGTTTTGATTTGAATATTCAATAATTGAATGTATATTTGTTGTgactatttaatagatttatacTATATTTACTTCAGGATTGAAGCTACCGATGACAGGAAAGTGTCATCAGATTTCGACAGTTTTTCAGTTGAAGAGAACGAGACTGTGTGTCAGATTCCCAAGAATTCAGGTTCCTCGGGAAAACCTGTGCGGTCTCGTGACGATGAAAAGCAACTGGAATTTGAATTGCCTAATATTTGTTTCTCTAAGTCGGCAAAACTGAAGAAGAAACCTTTCACATGCGATATTTGTCATAAGTGTTTTTCAAACACAAGAAACTTAAAAGCTCATGAACGTGTGCACACACACGAAAAACCTTTTAAATGCAATGTTTGTAATAAGTGTTTCTCTCAGTTGTCTAGCCTAAGAAGTCATGAACGactgcacacaggcgagaaaccttttaaatgtgatgtttgtggcaagTGTTTCCGTCGTTCCAATACCCTCAATAACCACAAACTTACCCATTCAGGCGAAAAACCTTTCATGTGCGCGTTTTGTGGTAAGTTTTTTTCGTTATTGGACACTTTAAGAAACCATGAACGCATACACACGGGCGACAAACGCTTCAAATGTGACGTTTGTGGCATGCATTTCTCGCAATTGAGTAAATTAAGATCCCATCAACGTTGCCGTCACACAaacgagaaacctttcaaatgcgaattTTGTGATTTGTGTTTCTTCGAGTCTAGGAACCTAAAAATCCATATTCGACGCCACACAGGTGAGAAACCTTTCGTGTGTGATGTTTGCGGTAAGTGTTTTCATGAGTCGCGCAATTTAAGAATACACGGACGTATCCACACGGCCGACAAGCCATTCAGGTGTGATGTTTGCGGTAAGTGTTTTCATGAGTCGCGCAATTTAAAAATACACGAACGTTCGCACACGGCCGAGAAACCTTTCaggtgtgatgtttgtggtaaatgtttctcGGACCCTAGTTACGTAAGAACACATGAACGCTCGCACACTGGCGAGAAGCTGTTTAAATGCGATATCTGTGGTGTGAGATTTTCCGTCTTATCCAGCTTGAAAAGACATCTTATCCGGCACACTGgtgagaaacctttcaagtgtgGTCTATGTGGTAAGTGTTTCACATTTTCTCGTAGCCTAAGAAATCATGACCGCGTGCATACAGGCGAGAAAGCTTTCAAGTGTGATGAGTGTGGTAAGTGTTTGTCGAATCCGAGGAAGTTGAGGGACCATCAACGCGTGCACACAGGAGAGAAACCCTTCAAATGtggtgtttgtggtaagtgtttctcgcatTGGGATAGCCTGAAGAGCCATAAAAACTTGCACTCTGAAAACAAatctttcaaatgtgatatttgtgggaAGTGTCTCTCGGATTCCAGGTGCCTCAGGAACCATAAACTCcaacacacaggcgagaaacctttcaagtgtgatgtttgtggtaagtgcttCTCGGTTGCAAAGGTGCTAAGAGACCATAAACGCCAACACGAGAGGGCTTTCAAATGTGAAGTTTGTGGTAAGTGCCTCTCGGATTCTAGGAGCCTGAAAGACCATGAAGGCCAGCACACAGGTGAAAAACCTTTCAAGTGTGATgtgtgtggtaagtgtttctcggtgCCAAGAGGCCTTAAAAAGCACGAACGCAGACACTCAAGCGGAAAGCCtttcaagtgtgatgtttgtggtaagtgtttctcggaaTCTTCGAGCCTAGGATTGCATCAGCGCCGACACTCAGGGGAGAAGCCTTTCttgtgtgatgtttgtggtaagtcttTCTCGGTTTCGGCAAACCTTAGAAACCATGAACGCCAACACACAGGTGAGAAGCCTTTTACGTGTGATgtgtgtggtaagtgtttctcgcagTCGAGGGGCCTAAAAAAACATGCAAGACTGCACACAGGCGAAAAGCCTTTCAAGTGTAATGTATGTGGTAGGTGTTTTTCGGATCCGAGTAGCCGAAGAAGACATGAACTCCGGCACACGGGCGAGAAACCTTTGAAATGCACCTAAAATTCCGTGAACTCAACTCAAAACCGAATAGTCTCAAAAACCTTGATCTTTGTGATACGAGTTTCTTTTTAAAGGCTATGTAAAGTATGTTTTCAAAAATGCTGACGAAAATTTTTGGTAATGCGGTGAAAGTGGGCTGTCTTCCTCTCACTCTTGTAACTTAAAACTTCATGGACGCTAGAACACAGTAGGAAACTTTTAGGCTTGGTgcacaataaacctggaatgcaaaaaaaaaaaaaaaaaaaaatgagaacgcCTATATAGTTAAAATACATACTTTGAAGTTGAGCATTCACAACTAACAAGAAACTTGCTCGGTAGGAAGTTGATTCTGTGTGTTGCCATCATAAAACTCTTTTCTCATCGTATTTTTTGTGGCATAAAGGCCGTAACGTGATATCTCTTCATCATGTCTAATACAGAAATTCAATACAATTGCTTTCACTATTATTCTACGTATGTCTGACCAGTCTACCTCGTCACttcaattcttaaatattctgtgtcataaattttGTAGTTTATTAACCAACTGTTGTTTGTGTTAACTGGCTTGCACTCTTGAAAGTACGcaattcttcaaatatgcacaagTAACATCAGAATAGGTAGTATCTACTTCACATATCGTTATTCACATGCATTGTCTTTTCTTCTCttagtttattgtaaataaaaaaggACTTGTATTCATACAATGTAGTTGTCAAATTTTTACATGTTTGTCATCTTACTTATGTGTACT includes the following:
- the LOC138691776 gene encoding zinc finger protein 91-like isoform X1 gives rise to the protein MDVIKAELEVDPLSLETGDDTDEDEKKPLLEERNLLHQPMTDIKEEYEDQCHDLTSEIKFEEDPVPVSFPVVKDEPEEEQRDFNEEPGVEVTAEKTEVYAVTIEATDDRKVSSDFDSFSVEENETVCQIPKNSGSSGKPVRSRDDEKQLEFELPNICFSKSAKLKKKPFTCDICHKCFSNTRNLKAHERVHTHEKPFKCNVCNKCFSQLSSLRSHERLHTGEKPFKCDVCGKCFRRSNTLNNHKLTHSGEKPFMCAFCGKFFSLLDTLRNHERIHTGDKRFKCDVCGMHFSQLSKLRSHQRCRHTNEKPFKCEFCDLCFFESRNLKIHIRRHTGEKPFVCDVCGKCFHESRNLRIHGRIHTADKPFRCDVCGKCFHESRNLKIHERSHTAEKPFRCDVCGKCFSDPSYVRTHERSHTGEKLFKCDICGVRFSVLSSLKRHLIRHTGEKPFKCGLCGKCFTFSRSLRNHDRVHTGEKAFKCDECGKCLSNPRKLRDHQRVHTGEKPFKCGVCGKCFSHWDSLKSHKNLHSENKSFKCDICGKCLSDSRCLRNHKLQHTGEKPFKCDVCGKCFSVAKVLRDHKRQHERAFKCEVCGKCLSDSRSLKDHEGQHTGEKPFKCDVCGKCFSVPRGLKKHERRHSSGKPFKCDVCGKCFSESSSLGLHQRRHSGEKPFLCDVCGKSFSVSANLRNHERQHTGEKPFTCDVCGKCFSQSRGLKKHARLHTGEKPFKCNVCGRCFSDPSSRRRHELRHTGEKPLKCT